TTGCCTCTGTCTTGCCTCTAGACTTTTCCTTCTTTCTATGACTCTTGATCTCTCTGTCTGTAGTTTTCCCCCCCTctaattcttatttatttttatgggtTTGGAGCCCCTTGCACATATTGGTTCTGGGATTGGTGGAGTGAAGGCCCTGGTCCGAATTAGCATGTGGGTGGGGCGTGGGCCCTTCCCTGGATTGGAATGTTGGGGAGCCTTGCACAGATTATTTTTCTGTCTCTTGATACTGACTCTTATGGTTCTTTTGGATCAGCTCTCTGACACTGCCAGCTCTTTGGTTTGGTCCACATCTCATGAACATGCATCACAGCTTCTTAGTATGGATGAGGAAAGCTTTGTGGACACCATCAACTCTGCCTTTGTGAGTATCATCATTTCATGAGGATGCAGAGCTAACTTTCTTGCTGTGATAAAATAGATTTCTGTAAATTAAAGAAAGGTGGCCATTTTGGTCCCTGTTTATTCCATCCTATTATACAAAAAGTACTCAGTGAAATTAAGATGGCAACTTTAAAATGAGTAAAGGGTAATATTTATTAATGGAACATATTAATAAGGTTCAAAAAACATTAGATGCCTGTCTAAATAAGAATAGCTTCTGCAGTGACCGTAGCTAGAGTAAAATAAGGACTGTCAATCCTCCTCCTTCGGTGTAATTACCAGGATTTTAGGGTGGGAAGAAATGTCCCTCTGATGGGATACCACTGCAGGTAAGTGCATTATGGAAGACTTACGTCTTCCTGTGATGAATCTGGAATTGACCACTGTTGTTCTGACATGTATGGACCTAACATAATTAATGTATTATGGAAGTTGCAGTAAGTTGACTTGGAAGAAAAGCATGCTAGTGTGTAGGCCTGATCTGGTCCTCATTTTAAAAGCTGAACAGGTTGAGCCTGGTTAGTTCTTGAATTGGAAGCTCTGAAGAGAAAGATAGATATGTTCCTTTTGTCGTGGACAGCAGCTCCTCTTCAGTCTCCTACAGAATCTCACCCTGTAATTCTAGACACACTTCCTTCcccaccattttttccacatatatttatataaaaataacaatTTGTATGCAAAACCTGTGAGTGCATTTTTACAATGCAGTTGTGCTTTGAGATGGCACTCCCTTTGACTATCCTAACTCATGCAGTCCCAAGGCTCCGACAACTCTTAGTCAGGGCAGGAATTCCTGGGACGCCCACAAGCTTACTACTTCAGTTTATTTTCCACAAAGTCTAACTTGCTCTTTAATAAAGAATTCTTCATTTTAGTCTTGTGTGCATTCATTGTATGCTCTGACTTGTGACTCTTCTGTCATTCAGATCTGGTTAATTTGCATTAAGGTAGCTTTTGGCTTtgaatctttttttatttgttgatTATTAGTACATATCTTGCTCAAATAGAAAAGTATAGGCTCTCTCTTTTGCCTGCTATAATCAATACTTGTGAACTTGTATGGATACTAACCAGGCTGTATAACTAGTAGATAAAGTGTCTGATCTAAATGTAATCAAAGTCTcactaaaacatttaaaaaaaaaaacctgagatgGGACATCTTCACATGGGAGCTCTATTAAAACACCTCTCAGAGAGAGGGTCACCCTTGGTGTCTGAAGTTAGATTAGCAGTGGAGATAGTAATGGAGAGTGAATTACTTTTCAAAATGATAGGAGGGGCAGGCTCTTCTTGGTCTAAGATGGCCTTCTAGGCTGTAATGAGGATGATCTTGTTTGCTGAATGGTTAGAACTGTGTATTTGGAGGCTTTTGTTCATTTATGCATCAGTCTGGTATTTATTAGGCCATGTTGCTTTTTGGTGTTAGTAAAGGCAGAATGTGCCCTTTGGGGTAGGGAATCATGTCATCCCTTGTGCTTGTTCAGTGCCTAGTATGCTGTGGACACTAcacaaaacaaagtgttttgtaATTTTGTTGGGACACCCAGAAGCCTTGGGATTTGGGGCACCATATAAATCCGTCTTTATTGTTATTCAGTGGAGCAACCTACACCACTCGGACTTTATTGATACTGCTGGATCCGTGTTCCGATCTGCTATTTCTCTCCTGATGCCATCAGGCACTGCAGCCCGCCAGCTGCCCCCAAGCATTGCCAAAGTGGAGCCAAAGAGCCGAGCTGTGTTTCCTCTTGGAATGGGGCATGCTACAGAATATGTCCGGCACCGGATGGCGCTTATTGGGTAAATTGCTCATTGGGGCTGCAGGTgtcatggtttgtttttttttatgggaAAGCAGGCCATTTCTGGTTCCATAAAAGGTGCGTTTTGGGAATGAAGCGAAGCATCTCTGGCACAGCAGGGTGTGAATTATTCAGGGAGGATGATAGTTGTGGTGCCAGACATGTTCCTCTCCCAGTTAACAGGTGGAGAAAGTGGATTACATCTCGAGCCATGGAGTGGAGAGGTTCTTCAAGGAAAAAGGCAGGCAGAGTATGTGGAGCGGTATTAGGTGTCAGATACTTGTTAGAtgaggtgtgtatatatagaggGCTATAAGGAGGGGCTTATTAGACAGAGGAGATGAAGTGTGTGCtataccagcagttctcaaccagaggtcctgGGCCCCCGGGgagctgcgagcaggtttcagggggttcgTCAAAaaaaaccagagagcagggccagcactagactcactggagcccagggcagaaagctcaatcccgagccccactgcccggcgCTGAAGCCTGAACAACTTAGCTTTCCAGGGCCCCTTggggtgtggggccctgggcaatcgccctgcttgctaccccctgatgccagccctggcttttaatctactgaaaAACAGCAGTTgtagcacaggtgggccatgaaATTttcatagcatgttggggggggggggggggctctgaaagaaaaaggttgagaatctctGCTCTACGCTGAGGGGGAAGGTACTTAGTGGGTGAGGGAAACATGGACTGTCTCTGCTCTCCTCCAGTTAGGATCTGAgatgctctctgctctgcccttaGGGATGCAGCACACAGAGTCCATCCACTAGCAGGACAAGGTGTAAATATGGGCTTTGGAGATATTGCATGCTTGACACATCACCTCAGCACAGCAGCCTTCAATGGGACGGATCTGGGTAAGGATACATAATCTATGGCAATAATTTGAATATCCCCTTCTCCAAGTCTCCCAGCATATCTGAACTTTATTTTAGAtagtgagctcttcagggcaaggattgACCCAGTTTGTTTCCTGTCCACCTCTGGGCACACTGGTGTCTCATAACATGAATCCGTATATTCATAAACTGGGAGAAGCTGGGGTGTTCAAACTTAATCTGTGGACCAGCCAGAGTGATGCTCCTGGGTGCATTTCCCTTCCCAAAACCCATCCTGTGTTGCCTAGTTTACAGAATGTTCCATTCTGCTGGCCACTGGTGTAAGGAGATGTGGGAATAAGGGCTGCTGAAGGGAACAAGAAGAAACTCTTGGATCTTGCTATTTGCTGACAGAACAGCACCTTTTTAAGATGAATCTAGAGGGTGCAGAGATCATTGGGGTGTGTTGGTGTGTTTTGGGTCCCTGTGGAGGTCATTATGTCAGTGGCATGAGCAGTTAGGATTGCAATTTAATTCTCCCCTTCCTTTTCCAGGCTCCATAAAGCACCTCTTACAGTTTGAGACAGACCGTCAGAGGCATAACCTCTCTTTAATGGCTGCCATCGACTTGTTAAAGAGACTCTACTCCACAAGCGTCGCTCCCTTTGTGCTGCTGAGGACATGGGGATTACAAACAACAAATGCCTTGTCTCCAGTCAAAGTAAGAGGCACTGTTAGGACGCTACAAATTAACTTGTGGTGATACAATGAGCCGAGTCAGTAGCAGATTCAGCAGGAATGACATGCTGTGTTCAAATGGCATGTGAATGAGGCAAACCAAAGATGTATTTGgcttgagtgattttttttttttttacttcctttcCTTAAACGAGAGATGATATCCATGGGGTAGAGTGAAGGAGGATGTAGCAGCGTTCTCTGCTTTGTTTCTAAATATTTGTCTCTGACTGGTTCACGAGtgacatgtttttttttccctttccctctctagGAGCAGATTATGTCCTTTGCCAGTAAGTAATTTCTCCATCTAGCTAGAGCTGCAGTTCACTGGTGACTGCTGGGAACCTGAGATCTTTAACCCTCTGAGGACTGTATCATGTCTGGTTTGGAAACATGTATTTAAATAGTGTCTTTGAAGAATAACACAAATAggaatgaaattttttttcttacaaCATATGCTCATCTTTGCTGAAGTTGTTTGTTCTGCTCTCCAAGGACCAAGTCCTGTCCTGTGGCACCAGTAGTTTCAGCCACTGAATCATCTTTGCTGTGTGCTTTCATATAGCAGTGGCCCTTTTAGCCTAAGGCTGAAGAGGCAGTAAATGTACTGTTTTCCCTATACCTTGCTGCACTGTAGTGCTGATGTGATCCTCTCCCTCTGGGTTgtcaggctccagctgctggagcaAGATCTGGTGCCAGAGGTGAGTGTGGTTTGCAGTAAGGAAGCCAATTCAGGGTAAGACTGACTCTGTAAGCCCAAGCTTGCTTCCTCTTCCGCAGGCAACCCCCTTTTGGGAGGGCTGAGGGGTGTCTAATGGAGGGCCCTTGAGGGCTGTGCGTGCCATCCTGTTTCTTTGGTACTGAGGAGTAACAGTGtaaaggaaaggaggaaaactTCATCACCAGGGTTTGAATCCAAgaacattttgttaaaaatagctttttaatTACTAAAATAGGCATTTGAGTGGCCTTGTCTTAATGTTCCAAACACCAGGCTCCTGCATTAGACAATTAATTGGATTACAGCATTAAGTAACAGGAGCACTGGATTTATATTTTATAGCAGTGCTATCATGTACATTTAACTAATATCAGGAATTAACATTACAAAGGGGACTTAAATGTGAGTTTGTGACTGAAAGCAAACTCTCAGGCGATGCCTGCACTGCGAGTGAGGGGTGTGACTCTCCTGCTCACATATGCATACTCACACTAGCTGTCATTGAGCTAGTGGGAGTATAAATAGCAATGTGGCAGCGACAACATAGGTAGCAACAACGGAGGCCCAGCTGAGCCATGCCAAGAACATACTCACGGGTTTTAGGCGGGTCTTTACTAGGTCTGTCTCAGCCATGACTCCCCTGCCGctaccacagctacactgctactGATACACCTTGCTAGCTCAACGAGTATGTCTAcacgagcaggggaatcacacccctagctcttagtatagacatagccctaAGGTCTACAGTCACTTCTGTTAGAGTCAATGTCCTTTACCCAGGCACTTTCTCCTCTCCAGCAATGATGCAGATCAGGACCCTTCTCTTACAAGGCTACTTTGTGCTCATTAGTAAGTCTCATTGCACTAGGGTAGGTATGGGGACTTGAAGCAGGTGAAGTCCAACTCACCTCTGGGATAATTCAGATGAAAATTTAGGATCTATCCTGCAGCGTTTTGTGCAAGGACTGCACAATTGGGCCCTTGATTAGCAGCAGCAGTAATGCTTCAGTTAACAAATTGTACAACTGAAAGATCAAGGCCCTGAGCATTCCAGACTTAATGCAACTTTGGTACAGAGAAAGCAAATTCTCCCAACGGAGTCTGTAGTGCCTGAGCTTGATACTAAGAACACAGAAAGAAAACTTACTCTGAACTGTACTCGTGCTGTTCTCTAGTCTACCCCACTCCCCAAACACAATCAGTCCTTTCCCTAAGTTCTCCCAAGGGCTTGAACATATGGAGATGATGGTAGGTCTTCTGTTGTCCTTGTCTCACTCTCTCCCGTTGCCTTCCAGCTCTAGATGCAGCTGGCCTCATTCCTGCTCCTAAGGTCCGGTCTAAAACCAGCAGCAGGCTACGTGGCACAGCAAGGGCTCAGATTAGTGGGTGACTAAAAGCGCTAGTTCTTGGATGTCATGTAGCCAGGCTATTGATCACTTCATCCAATCTTGTAGTCAGTGAAAATtccaacacagaaaaaaaatttgcTGAAAGCAAGATTTATAGGTAGTAGTAGATGCATGCACTCTCCTAGTAATGTGTGCATGGACTGTACTGCTATTACCTCTGGCAAATAATACAGAACAGTCATTTCTGCATGAGGATGTGGTAAAGGTTTCTTACATTCCGTGTATACCACAGGCCAGTTCTGAGGTATTTTACACTAGAGGGACTGGCCTGTTTTACTGGGAGGTTGCAGGGGAATTTCTCAGGTCATTATGGGAGCTTTGCCTCACCTCAGGTGGAAGAGACGGGGCAGGCAGTTTAGCATGAGAGGGAAAAGACTGCCACTGCCAGGCTGTGCTGAAGAAGCAAGCTGGCACTGAGCCTCTGCAGGGATGGGTGATGGGCCATCTTGTGAGAGCCCTTTTTGCTTCCAAATGTAAACCTCTCTTTTGTTTCCACATAGGCATTTGGGGTAGGAGAGATTACAATTGCCACTTTTGAAACACTATTAAACAACTGAGTATTGTCATGCCAGAGTGCCGGGGATGGGAGGAAATACTGAGAAGCTACAACCCCTTCCTTGAGTACTCGGTTTCTACAGACCAACTGTATAAAATATTAAACACATTTCTCAACTCCAGTGCAGGGACTTGCCATGAGTCTTGTACTAAGAGTATGGTTGTAAGGGCCAGCCACattctctcccccttctcccccccaagTAGCTTAGGCTTATGTTATCAGCCCAACCctgcaaaattattattatagttCCTGCTCTTATTGACTTAAAGTGCAGTGGGTTAAAACACAAACCTGAAGGATGGAAATGATCTGTCTGATTCTAATTTGAACAGGAACCAAGTTACCTCTACTCCCATTTTCCTCTCCCTTTCACCTCAAGTAAGTGAAAAACCATCTCTTCTTGTCTCACCATAGCTCCTTAACCAGCATCCTCTGAACAGAGAGCTGATTTTTGGTTCCATGCCAGTTCTATCTTACTCAAGACTGGTCAGAGGGGAgaacagggagggagaggcacaGGCTTCTAGACCAAGACAGCCAACCTAGCCACCTCTTGCTTTCTGCTTCATACCTGCCCAAGAAGCACTGGCCTTGGAACTAGCCAATCCTGAAAGGTTAAAAGCCCTCAGTATTAAGCAGTTTAAGGGCTAACACATTGGGGATTTCACTCTGCATTGAATGCATGTGTTATGtttgaatatttatattttttaaaaattctctggGCCAAACTTCAGTTCAACATGTAAAAATGATCAAGCATCATCAGCTAAAGGTCTGTGGTTTGCCAGGGCATGACAAGCACTCTAAACTGCTGGTACAATGGGGCATCTATGAATCCATTCACTGAAGCTGTGTCTGGGCTGCTTATAAGCACAATCTGCTTCAAGGCTGCCTAGTTGGAATTTAGGCTCtttggctttcaggaagattttgTATCAATTACGGCAATGAAGTTATTTAGAAACTATACTATGGCTGCTCTCGTTGCAGTTGGGAACTGCTTAGTCCTTGGGGAATTGATTCCATAGCTTCAACCCATGTTTTGCTGTAGGACTGACTCCTGCTGAGCTATGCAGTTGGAAATTTGAACTTGCCCTCTCTTCCTTCTGGAAAGGCCAATGTTCTGTAGGGGGTGCTGGCTTAGTAGGAGAGCCCCAGAGACTGCAGCAGGTGAAAGGTGGCACCCAAGGCCCAGCTTGTCTCTATGTTGTTCACTTTCTTTGTTAACTatgaagaaacaaaagaaatcagtCATTTGCAGCATTTCTCCCAGACCTATACAGCTGCCACCATAGACCAAGAGCAAGCTGATGGGTAGATGCACAGAATGGCAACAACCTCAAAGAGCTTCACTCGCTACTCTGCAAAGGAAAACACAATGGATATTGCCTGGAAGCAGCAACCTGAACTGCTAGTGTCCAGGAACATCTGTTATGGAATCAGATGGACTTTAAAAGAACAAATACTAACGGTCTCTCTCCTTTGAGTCCAGTTGCAACAACTTGGCATGGGGATGGGGGACTGCTTGGTCAGCATAGATTCCCGCTTTCCTTTAGGTGTTTTACTCATCTGTAGCCCACTGTACAATCTGGACCAGTATATTTTCAGTTGTTTAACTTTGTCTCCCTCTGCACTTTCCAATACTACTCCTCACTGTCCTGCCGCCTTCTTGCTAGCCTCCACTGGTCCCTGGCCTCACAATCGTACTGAAGACAAGAATTTAAGAAACAAGTGATGTGGGGGAAAAGGGTGAATATACTAGGAAGCAAAGTGAACAGTCTCAGCCTGCTCTCCACTGTAGGAAATCCTCCCCAACCCCAGACTGCCTCCCTACAGACCTGCCTAAAATCCTCCCATAGCAATAAATTGCTAAGTGTTCTCCACCTGGGATCTGGCCAGTTAGTTGAGGAGGAAGAGCTAAGTAGAGATTGGCACTGTGAAGAAGAATAAAGCCCACAGAACCTCCTTCCACAGCCAGACAGAACTTGGGCCACAGAGAAAAAATGGGATAAACACAGGAGTTCTTGTTTTCTTAATTCCTGTTTCATGATTGGTAAGAATAATAATGCCCCGAGCTGACCTTTCTGAAGGAGCTGGATTAACTTTCATAGTGCTTAGGTTCAAGAGGTTCTACACATGGAAACTGCACAAcatgaggagggctgggatcAGATGTCCTGGATGGATGGAGGAACCAAGTGCTTCATGGGGGAGGGAAGATggtggggaagagatggggtgggagTTAGCAGCTGGTGAGAATATAAACCTGCTGCTGCCaaatttctcttcctcttctgctgctgctgccgccgccatGTCCAACATTATCTCACCTGAGGCTTTAATTTCCTTCCATATCAAATCCAATCTTGTTTCAGTGAAGACTCTGCTTCCATCTCATCTCCTGTTGCTCTTTccacatccactcagtgtgcacaTCTACTTCCCTTCGCACCCTCTGAATCGTTTCCCCACAAATATCTCTGTGCCTTCTCCCATGCTACTCCCTCTTCTTGGAACAGCCTCCTTGATCCTGTTCCCCATgcatcctctcctcctcctctttcacaTCCCTCTGCAGCCACTTTCTTACATTTCTTCCACCTGAACCCTCCCTCCTATACCAACCTAATAAAAACATGTCCACTATGAAACAAGCAGCCTCATCCCCTTATTAGAGGTAAATTTTGTTCTTAACTCACTTattgtcatctctctctctccagcaagaCCTGTCATATCATCTGTACTGGAAAGTTTTGGGGGGCAGCAATTATTCTTTGCACAGTGCCACCCACACCTACAGCCCTATATACAAATGTCAGATAATAGCATCCAGCGTGTGGCTGAGAACTGGAAGGTAGGAAATTGGGAAGAGCTTGAATGCACGTGGCCAGAAGGAGAGAGGGAAGTAGCTGTTCAAAAAGAAGAAAGTCAGCTGGGCCTGCGTGTCCAGTTTAGGTAGTGGAAGGAAGGTCGGGAGGGGCTCTGCCAATGGGCATTTATTCTGGGAGTTTGTAGAGTGCTGGGAAACTGCAAGGTGTATTGTGCTACTTACAAGGGAAGAGCAGCTGCCAGCAAGTGCCTCAGTGCAAATGACAAAGGACATGTACAAAGCAAGCACAGCCACAGGAACTTAAGGGTCCAGAGCAGAGTAAAAGCCAAGAGCCTTTGGCTCATATGCACAAATACATTCCCTTCCCTATGTGACTAGCAGCACCCAAGTTAAGTTAAAGTAGGAGAATTTCTCAAGTCTAATTTTATTTTCACCACTGATACTGTCGAGTCCTCAGAGCTTCCATGTTGGGGTTGCACATACTGCAGAGGAAAGCTTTTGTTCATAACTATTTATactgaatacatttttttaaatcaggaaatTAGTTCTGTTAGGTTTTGAAAACTTCTTGTATtattaaacaaaatttaaattttggGTAAAATTTGAGTTGAGAAGATCACCAGGAAATGACAAATGTCTGGAAGTTTCTGTTACTTAATTTTAGGTCACCATAACCAACAGGCCAGTGGCTATATTCAATCCCTTGCCAAAGCAGTGATTCTGTGAAATGCAGCCTGTCTCATCCCACCACTGTGTAGGTAGAGGGAAGAGGTGAGATTCCATGAGCCAGAGTGTTAATGCATCATCTTCTCTCAAGATACAGGAAAGCTCCTGCTAGGTCCTTGCAATGCTTCTCTCACCTGTAAGAGTGTGTTATCCCCAAATCCAAAGCCTTCTTTTAGTAATGCAGTGATGTAACTGAGATCCATACACAGGAAAGGGCTGGCGGAGGTGTACCTGTCCAAGTTATCACAcactggggggggaagagagagagaaagagggctcAGAAGGGTATTCATTAGTAGAACACTTGACTGAACAGCACATCTAATCAGAGCCCATGGCACAGGTGCTGAGCACAAACCCTTCTCTTCCATGTACAGGGAATCTGAGTCTGCCCAGCTGTGCCAGGGATTAGCACATTAGTATTTTATGTTCAAGGTACTTCTCTTGTTTTCTTTGGACACCATTATGAACACCTCTTAACTCAGCAAGagcattcacacagctctagtgaAAGCTGAGTCAGCTTTTGATGAACATTAAAGCTAGAAGTGAGCTCTTAGGTTACCTACTCTTTCATCAAAGGACACACCAACCCAGATCATTCCTTGTCTAGTCCTCTCACCTGGAATCCCCCCCCAGTGACTTAGATTCCACCATCTCTCTTAACACCTCATTTCTTAAGTGAATTTTTCCCTTGTGATTTTAGGTTGTTACTAAGTGCTAGCCCAAATGGAGGCCTCGAGATTGAGCCTTCCACCCTTTCCTTTTGGCTAATTCCTCACAGGTCCAATAGCTGGGAGACAGTTACACTGCATCTGTAATGGGCGCAGTCGCTTCTCTTAGCTGTAAGGATATTACAGACCACCAGCCAGGCACACAGGTTATATACGAACCTAGCCAAGCAGACAACCACTGCTAACTCCAAGTCCAAATCTAAGGAACAGCCTTTTTTCAGCCTAGGTACAGAATGCCACACCCCAGTGATCAGCTAGGATGTAACAGGCCAATACGTTGGCTGCATGTACACAAACAAAGTCTTAATACACTCTTTATACCCAAGGGGACTCCCTACTTTTATCAACCCTTCCTCTTGTGATTTGCTATATAATAAATATTTGACCAAATATGAAATTCCACATTATACACTATACTATAGAACATGTTTATCTACATATTAACAGTAACAAACCTATTAATCTTACTATTTGACAGAGATTTTCCTTGTTTACTCGGATTGCGTTTGGCAGGTCACAATGACATCTTCTTTGACTTGTACCCAAATCAGGGACATTCAGGGGCATTCCAAAAACTGAACAACAGGATATTTAGTAAGCCAGAAAGAAACCCCTTCCCAAAAGGGTTATTCAAAGGTCTTATTGATCACAACAAACTAGGCCAACAATTATATTGCTTATGTACTGCTGGCCAATATATGTTCCATTAAATATACTTACCCTACAATCTTACATGCAGTAAGTTCACCACATCTCTTTCACTTCCTTACACACTGGCCTCTTTATACACGTCTCATTTCCACCTTAAAAGCACCTTGGGGTGTTTATAAATCACCATAAAATTCATAAAAATTCTCTTCGGACTGAAACTTGGTCACAAGGTCACAGCCCAtgactttccttttttaaaaaaacaaatccataATAAATGCTAAGGTTGTTTTTGATACAAGTTGTGAAGGTTTTCCACCTGTACCACTCAGAAACGACATATTCACAACTGAAGACttgccatccctccctccatatTGTGGACTTGGATATTTTCAGGTTAAAAGGTCACACGGTGGACAGAAAGACTACTTACCACACAGTTGTAGTTCTTCAAGCTGGGAGTTCCTGTATAGATGTATATGCTCTGGGTCTGCATGCAAGTTTGGAACCTTCTAACCAGCAGCTATAGTTTCCTCAACACCACGTATAAGCCCCAGGATATAAAAGGGGCCATATGTGGCCCCTACTACCACTTAATTCCTTCTACTAAATCAAGATTCTATGGCAAAGACTAAGACGACTGGGAAGTGTGAATCCCATACAGGCCATCATCTCACAGAGATGCTGTTCCGGGTAAGTAACAGTTCTTCCTCCTCTCAAGCAAGAATTGACTATGTGGTCCACCACTATGGAGAATTGAGATGTAGTCGCAGCCCACTACAGAGGTGAGCAAGAGAAGCACAAATGTGATTTGGGGAGGATTATGGATAATTAATGGATTAAAGTGGCAATCAGAGCCCATTTTAGTTAAAAATTCTGTGTGTGGGCACAGAAACACCTTACTCTTATGGAACAACATACATGGGGGTGATCAGCCAGCAGGTCTTGGATCTCGCTCTTTGGGCTAATGTCGCTATCAGAAACACCATATTCAATGATGGATAGAGCAATGAACAACATGACAACTCAAACTGCACTGCCATTAGCTTTGTAAACACCAAGTTCAAGTCTCAAGATGGTGATTCATGAACAGATGGAAACAcatgaatcaggcccttcaaatattttttcataataGGATGTGAAAACTGGAGGATCCACGCATAGGAGGGTGAAAAGCAGAAGTGGCTTCCAGGTGAACTTTAACAGAATTCAAAGAGAGTCCAGGTTGTTCGAGAAATAATGAGTTCAAAAGCGATGGGATGTGGGACTAACAAGGGTCATCATTCTGCTAAGCTCAgacatgaagtccagaagtccctcTTGATTTTAATACAGTAGATCCACTTCCTGCCACAATGATCCTTATGAATGCAACACACACCCTGAACTGTAAGGCCAGTATACTTTCCGTCTTCAAATTCCTCTTCAAGACTTGCTTCTACTGCAACTATTACAAGAAATGAGTAAACTGATAATGGATACATGACAGGGCAGCGAGGGACAGATG
The nucleotide sequence above comes from Caretta caretta isolate rCarCar2 chromosome 6, rCarCar1.hap1, whole genome shotgun sequence. Encoded proteins:
- the COQ6 gene encoding ubiquinone biosynthesis monooxygenase COQ6, mitochondrial isoform X2; the encoded protein is MIIFDKNNLEDMGYVVENNVIMSALTKQLDAVSDQVEVLYRSRAVGYTWPLSCHLSDTSPWVKIDLADGRRLETKLLIGADGQNSMVRKAAGIQNIHYQYDQSAVVATLLLSEATDNNVAWQRFLPSGPIALLPLSDTASSLVWSTSHEHASQLLSMDEESFVDTINSAFWSNLHHSDFIDTAGSVFRSAISLLMPSGTAARQLPPSIAKVEPKSRAVFPLGMGHATEYVRHRMALIGDAAHRVHPLAGQGVNMGFGDIACLTHHLSTAAFNGTDLGSIKHLLQFETDRQRHNLSLMAAIDLLKRLYSTSVAPFVLLRTWGLQTTNALSPVKEQIMSFASK